From Xiphophorus maculatus strain JP 163 A chromosome 12, X_maculatus-5.0-male, whole genome shotgun sequence, the proteins below share one genomic window:
- the LOC102236092 gene encoding indoleamine 2,3-dioxygenase 2-like produces MASVETERRAPFSLDSYYVSEELGFVLPDPLENLPSYYQPWMDIALRVPELVHSHDLRSHINKMPLLSTKFLQNHRELRLAHLVLSMVTMGYVWQEGENDTVEMLPRSLAVPYWEVSQRLGLPSILTHADAVLANWRKKDPEGPFDMENLELLVRLPGGDSVKGFFLVTLLVELAAVPALRSIPAVINGVKCGDTDAVTKALQNIGQSIQDMNDALKLMHVYVDPSVFYGIMRIFLSGWKDNPCMPKGLVYEGVQTEPIGFSGGSAAQSSLLHCFDELLGVKHEEKSCAFLTRMRNYMPPAHQKLIQDISLQPSLRGFVQQRANEALSKAFDDCVSKLLALRSYHINVVSRFITVPAARARQLRTNSHDSEGEMVSRAPTSLEERGTGGSGIMTFLKTVRDKTKDVLLHETSKKTVHENCHQ; encoded by the exons ATGGCTTCAGTTGAGACAGAGCGTAGAGCTCCTTTCTCACTGGACTCCTACTATGTTTCAGAAGAACTGGGTTTTGTGCTTCCAGACCCCCTG gAAAACCTTCCATCTTATTACCAGCCATGGATGGATATTGCCCTGCGTGTGCCAGAGCTTGTGCACAGTCATGACCTGCGCTCCCATATCAACAAG ATGCCTCTGCTGAGCACCAAGTTTCTCCAAAACCACAGAGAATTAAGGCTTGCCCACCTGGTCCTTAGCATGGTAACCATGGGCTATGTGTGGCAAGAAGGTGAAAACGATACAGTGGAG ATGCTGCCAAGAAGCCTTGCTGTTCCTTACTGGGAGGTGTCACAGCGCTTAGGACTTCCATCAATTCTCACCCATGCAGATGCAGTATTAGCCAACTGGAGGAAGAAAGATCCAGAGGG ACCTTTTGACATGGA aaacctgGAGTTGCTGGTCAGACTCCCAGGTGGTGACAGTGTCAAAGGTTTCTTCTTGGTCACTCTGCTGGTGGAGCTTGCAGCAGTCCCTGCATTAAGG AGCATTCCTGCAGTCATCAATGGTGTCAAGTGCGGTGACACGGACGCTGTGACCAAAGCACTGCAGAACATTGGCCAGTCCATACAGGACATGAATGATGCACTTAAACTAATGCATG TGTATGTGGACCCGTCAGTCTTCTACGGCATTATGAGGATCTTCCTGTCTGG GTGGAAGGACAACCCATGTATGCCGAAGGGACTTGTTTACGAAGGTGTCCAGACAGAACCGATAGGGTTTTCTGGAGGAAGCGCTGCACAAAGTAGTCTGCTGCATTGCTTTGATGAACTACTAGGAgtcaaacatgaagaaaaaagtt GCGCCTTTCTAACTCGCATGAGGAACTACATGCCACCTGCCCACCAGAAACTGATCCAAGACATCTCTTTGCAACCATCCCTGAGGGGTTTTGTTCAGCAGCGGGCCAATGAGGCCCTCAGCAAGGCGTTTGATGACTGTGTTTCAAAACTATTGGCCTTGCGCAGCTACCATATCAATGTTGTGAGCCGCTTTATCACTGTACCTGCTGCCAGAGCTCGGCAACTACGCACAAACAGCCACGACTCAGAGGGGGAGATGGTCAGCAGAGCCCCCACATCACTGGAGGAAAGGGGCACCGGTGGGTCTGGCATCATGACCTTCCTGAAAACTGTGAGGGACAAAACAAAAGACGTCCTTTTGCATGAGACAAGCAAAAAAACTGTTCACGAGAACTGTCATCAATGa